A stretch of Corallococcus macrosporus DNA encodes these proteins:
- a CDS encoding sterol desaturase family protein has product MDMAHIPDLITPAIPVFVLTVIAEALWVKKLREERGDSIKGHTWKDTLASISMGLGNVAVNVFWKGVAFAGYAALYHLTPLRMGHGLLAWVLLFFLEDLCYYAFHRVHHESRFFWASHVVHHSSQHYNLSTALRQTWTPMTGWVFWAPLALLGFSPEMIVTQQAVSLLYQYWIHTEAIDRLPRPVEWLFNTPSHHRAHHASNAAYIDVNYAGILILWDRLFGTFVPETERPIYGLTKNLTTHNPVRIAFHEFAAIARDAARPGPLSQRLGYIFRNPAWKPKGSPPPEAPPPMEAAHPAP; this is encoded by the coding sequence ATGGACATGGCGCACATCCCCGACCTCATCACCCCGGCCATCCCGGTGTTCGTCCTCACCGTCATCGCCGAGGCGCTCTGGGTGAAGAAGCTGCGCGAGGAGCGCGGCGACTCCATCAAGGGCCACACGTGGAAGGACACGCTGGCCAGCATCTCCATGGGCCTGGGCAACGTGGCGGTGAACGTGTTCTGGAAGGGCGTGGCGTTCGCGGGCTACGCGGCGCTCTACCACCTGACGCCGCTGCGCATGGGCCACGGGCTGCTGGCCTGGGTGCTGCTCTTCTTCCTGGAAGACCTCTGCTACTACGCCTTCCACCGCGTCCACCACGAGAGCCGCTTCTTCTGGGCGTCGCACGTGGTGCACCACTCCAGCCAGCACTACAACCTGTCCACGGCGCTGCGGCAGACGTGGACGCCGATGACGGGCTGGGTGTTCTGGGCGCCGCTGGCGCTCCTGGGCTTCTCCCCGGAGATGATCGTCACGCAGCAGGCGGTGAGCCTGCTGTACCAGTACTGGATCCACACGGAGGCCATCGACCGGCTGCCGCGTCCGGTGGAGTGGCTGTTCAACACGCCGTCGCACCACCGCGCGCACCACGCGTCGAACGCGGCCTACATCGACGTGAACTACGCGGGCATCCTCATCCTCTGGGACCGGCTCTTCGGCACGTTCGTCCCGGAGACCGAGCGCCCCATCTACGGGCTGACGAAGAACCTCACCACGCACAACCCGGTGCGCATCGCGTTCCACGAGTTCGCCGCCATCGCGAGGGACGCGGCCCGCCCGGGGCCGCTGAGCCAGCGGCTGGGCTACATCTTCCGCAACCCGGCGTGGAAGCCCAAGGGGTCGCCGCCGCCGGAGGCCCCGCCGCCCATGGAGGCCGCGCACCCGGCCCCCTGA
- a CDS encoding TetR/AcrR family transcriptional regulator — translation MPPKSASKKVQEKAQAAAPVRRTQAERRETTRRKLLDATIEALVEQGYARLTTVEVAKRAGVSQGALFTHFETKEELLAVAVEHLFPRIIQDFLAGVGARPSGKDRVGAAVDMLWAAYQRPELQAAVELYVAARTVPELQRALAAVDGPHRQNLHRVARELFPDVAATHPDFDDVVELALDAVQGAAVGGSARPEDPAHRRMLDTLARFMRVAFAPRD, via the coding sequence ATGCCCCCGAAGTCCGCCTCCAAGAAGGTCCAGGAGAAGGCCCAGGCCGCGGCCCCGGTGCGCCGCACGCAGGCGGAGCGCCGTGAGACGACGCGCCGCAAGCTGCTGGACGCCACCATCGAGGCGCTGGTGGAGCAGGGCTACGCGCGGCTGACGACGGTGGAGGTGGCGAAGCGGGCGGGGGTGTCGCAGGGGGCGCTGTTCACGCACTTTGAAACGAAGGAGGAGCTGCTCGCGGTGGCGGTGGAGCACCTCTTCCCGCGCATCATCCAGGACTTCCTCGCGGGCGTGGGGGCGCGCCCCTCCGGGAAGGACCGGGTGGGCGCGGCGGTGGACATGCTGTGGGCCGCCTACCAGCGGCCGGAGCTGCAGGCCGCCGTGGAGCTCTACGTCGCGGCGCGCACCGTCCCGGAGCTGCAGCGGGCGCTGGCGGCGGTGGACGGGCCGCACCGCCAGAACCTGCACCGCGTGGCGCGCGAGCTGTTCCCGGACGTGGCCGCCACGCACCCGGACTTCGACGACGTGGTGGAGCTGGCGCTGGACGCGGTGCAGGGCGCGGCGGTGGGCGGCTCGGCGCGGCCGGAAGACCCCGCGCACCGCCGCATGCTGGACACGCTGGCGCGCTTCATGCGCGTCGCGTTCGCCCCCAGGGACTGA
- a CDS encoding GTPase, protein MDDTRLPDPEALRPLLTDALSLPALKPHGPRLERLLEDYARGVARKDAPLVVALVGATGAGKSTLLNALSGQALSREGVDRPTSTVSTLFAPEGTATDELARTGARVVRYTPGPQGLWSGQVFIDTPDLNSVATSHRDVARAALDKADVALVVMHRGSVAEATQVEFLTEFARRRALVFILNFADELSAESREALKSQVRRVATQHYGLAAEDVPVFAISARAAKDGQDVSGEFGPLLFHLRGLATQAVAARVRHTNALGALEELASTVQTALNDTDALLAKTRTALDAGLGRAAEALQGDFDARLSLAHGHLASEVRRQAAGRFWGPAAWGLRLSLWGASGMGAGALVARRSLPAGLAVAAASTVVDAVRDRTRARAAEVAVVEPFEDDFLAESAARTALAEARSVARTQGLEAEVLGVPDVEAMLSELRVARAGAWRYTASTAVAEAVARWWRTARWLVLPLINLPLLTLLGHVGYRVVRGYVEGPLLPLEYFLNAGAFFGLLAGAGALLASASLVGAARHAGRAGRARFVEALAALGGRLGEAVDDGLGTGRQAARRILERIRAVG, encoded by the coding sequence GTGGACGACACCCGCCTCCCCGACCCCGAAGCCCTCCGCCCGCTGCTCACCGACGCCCTGTCGCTGCCCGCGCTCAAGCCCCACGGCCCGCGCCTGGAGCGGCTGCTGGAGGACTACGCGCGCGGCGTGGCCCGGAAGGACGCGCCGCTCGTCGTCGCGCTCGTGGGAGCCACCGGCGCGGGCAAGTCCACGCTGCTCAACGCCCTCTCCGGCCAGGCGCTCTCCCGCGAAGGCGTGGACCGCCCCACCAGCACCGTCTCCACCCTCTTCGCGCCGGAGGGCACGGCCACGGACGAGCTGGCCCGCACCGGCGCGCGCGTCGTGCGCTACACGCCCGGGCCCCAGGGGCTGTGGAGCGGACAGGTCTTCATCGACACGCCGGACCTGAACAGCGTGGCCACGTCCCACCGCGACGTCGCGCGCGCCGCGCTGGACAAGGCGGACGTGGCGCTCGTCGTCATGCACCGGGGCAGCGTCGCGGAGGCCACCCAGGTGGAGTTCCTCACCGAGTTCGCCCGCCGCCGCGCGCTCGTGTTCATCCTCAACTTCGCGGACGAGCTGTCCGCCGAATCGCGCGAGGCCCTGAAGTCCCAGGTCCGCCGCGTGGCCACCCAGCACTACGGCCTGGCCGCGGAGGACGTCCCCGTCTTCGCCATCAGCGCGCGCGCCGCGAAGGACGGCCAGGACGTCTCCGGCGAGTTCGGCCCGCTGCTCTTCCACCTGCGCGGGCTGGCCACCCAGGCCGTCGCCGCGCGCGTGCGTCACACCAACGCCCTGGGCGCGCTGGAGGAGCTCGCCTCCACCGTCCAGACGGCGCTCAACGACACGGACGCGCTGCTCGCGAAGACGCGCACCGCGCTGGACGCGGGGCTCGGGCGCGCGGCGGAGGCGCTTCAAGGCGACTTCGACGCGCGGCTGTCCCTGGCCCACGGACACCTGGCGTCGGAGGTGCGCCGGCAGGCCGCGGGCCGCTTCTGGGGTCCCGCCGCGTGGGGACTGCGGCTGTCGTTGTGGGGCGCGTCCGGCATGGGCGCCGGCGCGCTGGTGGCCCGCCGCAGCCTGCCCGCGGGGCTCGCCGTCGCCGCGGCCTCCACCGTGGTGGATGCCGTCAGGGACCGCACCCGCGCCCGCGCCGCGGAGGTCGCCGTGGTGGAGCCCTTCGAGGACGACTTCCTCGCGGAGTCCGCGGCGCGCACCGCCCTGGCGGAGGCGCGCAGCGTGGCGCGCACGCAGGGGCTGGAGGCGGAGGTCCTGGGCGTGCCGGACGTGGAGGCGATGCTGTCGGAATTGCGCGTGGCCCGCGCGGGGGCCTGGCGCTACACGGCCTCCACCGCTGTCGCGGAGGCCGTGGCCCGCTGGTGGCGCACGGCCCGGTGGCTGGTGTTGCCGCTCATCAACCTGCCCCTGCTGACACTGCTGGGGCACGTGGGCTACCGCGTCGTGCGCGGATACGTCGAAGGCCCCCTGTTGCCGTTGGAGTACTTCCTCAACGCGGGGGCCTTCTTCGGACTGCTCGCGGGCGCCGGAGCGCTGCTCGCGTCAGCGAGTCTCGTCGGAGCCGCTCGCCATGCGGGGCGCGCGGGCCGGGCTCGCTTTGTCGAGGCCCTCGCCGCCCTGGGCGGGAGGCTGGGAGAGGCCGTCGATGATGGCCTTGGCACCGGGCGGCAGGCCGCGCGACGCATCCTGGAGCGGATTCGCGCTGTCGGGTGA
- a CDS encoding sensor histidine kinase: MSSLLLAQALRARREPIVQRWLVQERERTGDQEHSDDVLIDGLRGLLLELAGALEARERNEPEPVRRAAREHALQRWRLGLPLERITREYAGLRQVLLRELSDVRAHTDTGGWALLHEWLDHAVCECVTAYVQRQTGTLEHERQRFRVSLQRAPVMVFEQDLDLRYTWVHPHDAGTALVGHTDAELLQDRRTLGDVVQLKHRVFEQGEPAAGQVRIVQDGQERHYWLSLEPVRDRDGRVEGLVGAATDFTERVLQETELREALELREKLLGVVSHDLRNPVNAIVLSTESLLRQPKLEERQQQLLRRLRQAAQRAERLIGELLDYTRLRTSGLLPVTPAPCDLGHIAEQVMGEVSLAVPDRDLRVVRAPAADLRLDADPDRLAQLLTNLVRNALQHSLEGTRVTIRLDAAPDTVSVSVHNEGVPIPQHEQERMFEAFVQGEGASFRGGNVGLGLYIVKHILEAHRGGVVVHSTADAGTTFTVALPRAG, translated from the coding sequence ATGAGCAGCCTGCTGTTGGCGCAGGCGCTGCGCGCGCGGCGTGAGCCCATCGTGCAGCGGTGGCTGGTCCAGGAGCGGGAGCGGACGGGCGACCAGGAGCACTCCGACGACGTGCTCATCGACGGGCTGCGCGGCCTGCTGCTGGAGCTGGCCGGGGCGCTGGAGGCGCGCGAGCGCAACGAGCCGGAGCCCGTCCGCCGCGCGGCGCGCGAGCACGCGCTGCAGCGCTGGCGGCTGGGCCTTCCACTGGAGCGCATCACCCGGGAGTACGCGGGGCTGCGCCAGGTGCTGCTGCGCGAGCTGAGCGACGTGCGGGCGCACACGGACACCGGCGGCTGGGCACTGCTGCACGAGTGGCTGGACCATGCCGTCTGCGAGTGCGTCACCGCCTACGTCCAGCGCCAGACGGGCACGCTGGAGCATGAGCGGCAGCGCTTCCGGGTGTCCCTGCAGCGCGCGCCCGTGATGGTCTTCGAGCAGGACCTGGACCTGCGCTACACCTGGGTGCACCCGCACGACGCGGGCACCGCGCTGGTGGGCCACACCGACGCGGAGCTCCTCCAGGACCGGCGCACGCTGGGGGACGTGGTGCAGCTGAAGCACCGGGTCTTCGAGCAGGGCGAGCCCGCGGCCGGACAGGTGCGCATCGTGCAGGACGGACAGGAGCGGCACTACTGGCTGTCGCTCGAGCCGGTGCGCGACCGCGACGGCCGCGTGGAGGGGCTGGTGGGCGCCGCCACCGACTTCACCGAGCGGGTCCTCCAGGAGACCGAGCTGCGCGAGGCCCTGGAGCTGCGGGAGAAGCTGCTCGGGGTGGTGAGCCACGACCTGCGCAACCCCGTCAACGCCATCGTGCTGAGCACCGAGTCGCTCTTGCGCCAGCCGAAGCTGGAGGAGCGGCAGCAGCAGTTGTTGCGGCGGCTGCGCCAGGCGGCCCAGCGCGCGGAGCGGCTCATTGGCGAGCTGCTGGACTACACGCGGCTGCGCACCAGCGGGCTGTTGCCCGTGACGCCCGCGCCGTGCGACCTGGGCCACATCGCGGAGCAGGTGATGGGCGAGGTGTCCCTGGCGGTCCCCGACCGCGACCTGCGGGTGGTGCGCGCCCCCGCCGCGGACCTGCGGCTGGACGCGGATCCGGACCGGCTGGCGCAGCTGCTCACGAACCTGGTGCGCAATGCCTTGCAGCACAGCCTGGAGGGAACGCGGGTGACCATCCGCCTGGACGCGGCCCCCGACACGGTGTCGGTGTCCGTCCACAACGAGGGCGTGCCCATCCCGCAGCACGAACAGGAGCGCATGTTCGAGGCCTTCGTCCAGGGCGAGGGCGCGAGCTTCCGCGGCGGCAACGTGGGCCTGGGGCTCTACATCGTGAAACACATCCTGGAAGCCCACCGGGGCGGCGTCGTCGTCCACTCCACGGCCGACGCCGGCACGACCTTCACCGTGGCGTTGCCGCGCGCAGGTTGA
- a CDS encoding response regulator, which yields MARILVVEDEETLADAIQDVLQDAGFDVQVARNGLDAWRKLEGDAPDLLMLDLMLPLLDGRGLLTRMRGEGRLRELPVVVISSASRKALGDQQVHSFLEKPVTVKGLVKAVRSVLGGAEG from the coding sequence ATGGCACGCATCCTCGTGGTGGAGGATGAAGAGACCCTGGCGGACGCCATCCAGGACGTGTTGCAGGACGCGGGGTTCGACGTGCAGGTGGCCCGCAACGGCCTGGACGCGTGGCGCAAGCTGGAGGGGGACGCTCCCGACCTGCTGATGCTGGACCTGATGCTGCCGCTGCTGGACGGCCGGGGGCTGCTCACGCGGATGCGCGGCGAAGGCCGGCTGCGCGAGCTGCCGGTGGTGGTCATCTCCAGCGCCAGCCGCAAGGCGCTGGGCGATCAGCAGGTCCACTCGTTCCTGGAGAAGCCCGTCACGGTGAAGGGCCTGGTCAAGGCCGTGAGGTCCGTGCTCGGGGGTGCGGAGGGATGA
- a CDS encoding ATPase domain-containing protein, whose translation MDEQREEEAAARLKSGVPHLDVILNGGWLRGGLYLIAGPPGSGKTTLANEMCFRRAEGGDASLYVTLLAETHERMLLHLRSFRFFDKDAVGTHVHYISGLPALREGGGKGFVDTLIRTVRERDARVLIVDGLSVFKERLRPDEDLRELLQALNVRLAALDCTVLLLSTETNKGVSVEAAVVDGIVALSADLIGLKATRGIELTKFRGSNNVPGRHTFTIDEHGVRVYPRFESVMRETPRKLADARHRSRWGIEGLDAMCYGGLVTLSSTLVMGSPGSGKTLIGMSFLMEGALKGEPGLYFGFAESGEQLTLKCRNVGLDLEPLQRQGLLRLEARAPVETLPDAMAQELMHIIQEQGVKRLVLDGLEPFAKEAIDPERTTRFLAALINALRERDVTMLITQQVNDMFGPELHSPIRGIEAICDNLVFLRFFELHGKLHRLITVLKMRDSANDPFLRELRITDEGPRVGESYTALEAVLTGQPLDRSSSSRHPVSPGPGLGGPDRGER comes from the coding sequence ATGGACGAACAGCGGGAGGAGGAGGCCGCTGCACGGTTGAAGAGCGGAGTGCCCCACCTCGATGTGATTCTGAATGGGGGCTGGCTGCGTGGCGGGCTGTACCTCATCGCCGGGCCTCCGGGCAGCGGCAAGACGACGCTCGCCAACGAGATGTGCTTCCGGCGCGCGGAGGGCGGAGACGCGTCCCTCTACGTGACGCTGCTCGCGGAGACCCACGAGCGCATGCTGCTGCACCTGCGCTCGTTCCGGTTCTTCGACAAGGACGCCGTCGGCACCCACGTGCACTACATCAGCGGCCTGCCTGCGCTGCGCGAGGGGGGCGGCAAGGGCTTCGTCGACACGCTCATCCGCACCGTCCGGGAGCGCGACGCGCGGGTGCTCATCGTGGACGGCCTGTCGGTGTTCAAGGAGCGGCTGCGCCCGGACGAGGACCTGCGCGAGCTCCTGCAGGCGCTCAACGTGCGGCTGGCCGCCCTGGACTGCACGGTGCTGCTCCTGAGCACCGAGACGAACAAGGGGGTGAGCGTGGAGGCCGCCGTCGTGGACGGCATCGTGGCCCTGAGCGCGGACCTCATCGGCCTCAAGGCCACGCGCGGCATCGAGCTCACCAAGTTCCGCGGCAGCAACAACGTCCCGGGCCGCCACACCTTCACCATCGACGAGCATGGCGTGCGCGTCTACCCGCGCTTCGAGTCGGTGATGCGGGAGACCCCGCGCAAGCTGGCCGACGCGCGCCACCGCAGCCGCTGGGGCATCGAGGGGCTGGACGCCATGTGCTACGGCGGCCTGGTCACCCTGTCCTCCACGCTGGTGATGGGCAGCCCCGGCAGCGGCAAGACGCTCATCGGCATGTCGTTCCTGATGGAGGGCGCGCTCAAGGGGGAGCCGGGGCTCTACTTCGGCTTCGCGGAGAGCGGCGAGCAGCTCACGCTGAAGTGCCGCAACGTGGGGCTGGACCTGGAACCGCTGCAGCGCCAGGGGCTGCTGCGCCTGGAGGCGCGCGCGCCGGTGGAGACGCTCCCGGACGCCATGGCCCAGGAGCTGATGCACATCATCCAGGAGCAGGGGGTGAAGCGGCTGGTGCTGGATGGGCTGGAGCCCTTCGCCAAGGAGGCCATCGATCCGGAGCGCACCACCCGCTTCCTCGCGGCGCTCATCAACGCCCTGCGCGAGCGCGACGTCACCATGCTCATCACCCAGCAGGTGAACGACATGTTCGGGCCCGAGCTGCACTCGCCCATCCGCGGCATCGAGGCCATCTGCGACAACCTGGTCTTCCTGCGCTTCTTCGAGCTGCACGGGAAGCTGCACCGGCTCATCACCGTGCTGAAGATGCGCGACAGCGCCAACGACCCGTTCCTGCGCGAGCTGCGCATCACCGACGAGGGTCCCCGCGTCGGGGAGTCCTACACGGCGCTGGAGGCCGTCCTCACCGGACAGCCCCTGGACCGGTCCTCGTCCTCCCGCCACCCGGTGTCGCCCGGCCCCGGGCTCGGCGGACCGGACAGGGGGGAGAGGTAA
- a CDS encoding di-heme oxidoredictase family protein, with protein sequence MSRSRLTGIALAFLAVSCLAVQSAEAATYGVTPSGSSAIFYVDTTDWADIHYVLNGGGQQNIRMTVTGGRNQYTVTGLSTGNTIDYFFTYWDVSCACARDTAWTRYTHSGTGTGTDAGTGTDAGTGTDAGPPPNGDAGPVVPLFTSATALEPATVENTSTAIITRVGDRVRDRHMREDMYQAYDHYLKLYFEKRTHWIEIVDEVAKGGSTITVNLYTIYPYDSPDFRAFFRGINTVAEYWHNADFIKVNDYKYTASVNFNAKEGRAIRNGDRMELEVGVFLQQPVEGRFNYYSTGMLYIVGQGGLVPFEGQGSLRDSFPLPDKAWAGGRGTLHTPFSNEPDNRFLQMPTNLAPVNAQPFVDGRRLHHTNFRDGTHSEPDNPIFTAQVNKLGNNYVNVSCVSCHKQNGRGLPPSTTNTTLDNYVVKVGKVNNGVVSVDPALGFRLQPRAVSGTPEADVRIGSWTTTASGTLNGGTTYSLRKPNYSFLNVTPTNFSARITPQLIGMGLLEAVPESQIAGLADPNDANGDGISGRMQTVKDPETGVTRMGRFGWKAGAARVKHQVAEALNSDMGVTSNVFKTMDCGSSQQGCAGTSAELADSDLDKLTRYIALLGVPARRDHSDATALQGETVFTNAGCAKCHAPTLTTSPYAAMNEFRGQTIRPYTDLLLHDMGAGLADNLPEGQASGAEWRTPPLWGIGLTAGVSGGEAYLHDGRARSVTEAILWHGGEGEAAKQAFVNLSAADRNALLKFVNSL encoded by the coding sequence ATGAGCCGAAGCAGACTCACGGGAATCGCGCTCGCATTCCTGGCCGTCAGTTGTCTGGCGGTGCAATCCGCAGAAGCCGCCACGTATGGCGTCACGCCATCGGGCTCCTCCGCCATCTTCTACGTCGACACGACGGACTGGGCGGACATCCACTACGTGCTCAATGGCGGCGGACAGCAGAACATCCGCATGACGGTGACGGGAGGTCGCAACCAGTACACCGTCACGGGCCTGAGCACCGGCAACACCATCGACTATTTCTTTACGTACTGGGACGTGTCGTGCGCGTGCGCGCGGGACACGGCCTGGACGCGCTACACGCATAGCGGGACGGGCACGGGCACGGACGCGGGCACCGGCACGGACGCGGGCACCGGCACGGACGCGGGCCCTCCGCCCAACGGCGACGCGGGCCCCGTGGTGCCGCTGTTCACCAGCGCCACCGCGCTGGAGCCGGCCACCGTGGAGAACACCTCCACCGCCATCATCACCCGCGTGGGTGACCGCGTGCGCGACCGCCACATGCGCGAGGACATGTACCAGGCGTACGACCACTACCTGAAGCTGTACTTCGAGAAGCGCACCCACTGGATTGAAATCGTGGACGAGGTGGCGAAGGGCGGCAGCACCATCACGGTGAACCTCTACACCATCTACCCGTACGACTCGCCGGACTTCCGCGCGTTCTTCCGCGGCATCAACACCGTGGCCGAGTACTGGCACAACGCGGACTTCATCAAGGTCAACGACTACAAGTACACGGCGTCGGTGAACTTCAACGCCAAGGAAGGCCGCGCCATCCGCAACGGTGACCGGATGGAGCTGGAAGTGGGCGTCTTCCTCCAGCAGCCGGTGGAAGGCCGCTTCAACTACTACTCCACGGGCATGCTCTACATCGTGGGCCAGGGCGGCCTGGTGCCCTTCGAGGGCCAGGGCTCGCTGCGCGACTCCTTCCCGCTGCCGGACAAGGCGTGGGCGGGCGGCCGCGGCACGCTGCACACGCCGTTCTCCAACGAGCCGGACAACCGCTTCCTGCAGATGCCCACGAACCTGGCGCCGGTGAACGCGCAGCCCTTCGTGGACGGCCGCCGCCTGCACCACACGAACTTCCGCGACGGCACCCACTCGGAGCCGGACAACCCCATCTTCACGGCGCAGGTGAACAAGCTGGGCAACAACTACGTCAACGTGTCCTGCGTCTCCTGCCACAAGCAGAACGGCCGCGGCCTGCCGCCCTCCACCACGAACACCACGCTGGACAACTACGTGGTGAAGGTGGGCAAGGTGAACAACGGCGTGGTGTCCGTGGACCCCGCGCTGGGCTTCCGCCTGCAGCCGCGCGCGGTCAGCGGCACGCCGGAGGCGGACGTGCGCATCGGCAGCTGGACCACGACGGCCAGCGGCACGCTGAACGGCGGCACGACGTACAGCCTGCGCAAGCCCAACTACAGCTTCCTCAACGTGACGCCGACGAACTTCTCCGCGCGCATCACGCCGCAGCTCATCGGCATGGGCCTGCTGGAGGCGGTGCCCGAGTCGCAGATCGCCGGCCTGGCGGACCCCAACGACGCGAACGGCGACGGCATCTCCGGCCGCATGCAGACCGTGAAGGACCCGGAGACGGGCGTCACCCGCATGGGCCGCTTCGGCTGGAAGGCGGGCGCGGCGCGCGTGAAGCACCAGGTGGCCGAGGCGCTCAACAGCGACATGGGCGTGACGTCCAACGTGTTCAAGACGATGGACTGCGGCTCGTCCCAGCAGGGCTGCGCGGGCACCAGCGCGGAGCTGGCCGACAGCGACCTGGACAAGCTCACCCGCTACATCGCCCTCCTGGGCGTGCCCGCGCGCCGTGACCACTCGGACGCGACGGCGCTGCAGGGAGAGACGGTGTTCACCAACGCGGGCTGCGCGAAGTGCCACGCGCCCACGCTGACCACCAGCCCCTACGCGGCGATGAACGAGTTCCGTGGCCAGACCATCCGCCCGTACACCGACCTGCTGCTGCACGACATGGGCGCGGGGCTGGCGGACAACCTTCCGGAAGGCCAGGCGTCCGGCGCCGAGTGGCGCACGCCGCCGCTCTGGGGCATCGGCCTGACGGCGGGCGTGTCCGGCGGTGAGGCGTACCTGCACGACGGCCGCGCGCGCAGCGTCACCGAGGCCATCCTCTGGCACGGCGGCGAGGGCGAGGCCGCCAAGCAGGCCTTCGTGAACCTCAGCGCCGCGGACCGCAACGCGCTGCTGAAGTTCGTCAACTCGCTGTAA
- a CDS encoding 2OG-Fe(II) oxygenase: MRFQPPWGGAFRLDTFFHRTPDALPEETTASIRSAILGSSLLGESNLSGQFSGTYGFSLTFRREALPDVTRRFPAFAPYLAKTLLPECNAFLLNPLLVGQGRNVAAHIDRSLEFYGPSIGCPVAVSVLYVQVPKELQGGALRLYHRGGPVAELKPQQNALVMFRGDLLHEVEPITSGGQSLEDSRISLVVEQYRAPEEVLANVPRFEVRTRSGARA, encoded by the coding sequence ATGCGCTTCCAGCCACCGTGGGGTGGAGCCTTCCGGCTCGACACCTTCTTCCACCGCACCCCGGACGCCCTCCCCGAGGAGACGACGGCCTCCATCCGCTCGGCCATCCTGGGCTCGTCGCTGCTGGGCGAGTCGAACCTGTCCGGGCAGTTCTCCGGCACGTACGGCTTCTCGCTGACGTTCCGCCGGGAGGCGCTGCCGGACGTCACCCGGCGCTTTCCGGCGTTCGCGCCGTACCTGGCGAAGACGCTCCTGCCGGAGTGCAACGCCTTCCTGCTCAACCCGCTGCTGGTGGGGCAGGGCCGGAACGTGGCGGCGCACATCGACCGGAGTCTTGAGTTCTACGGCCCGAGTATCGGCTGCCCGGTGGCGGTGAGCGTGCTCTATGTCCAGGTTCCGAAGGAACTCCAGGGCGGGGCGCTGCGGCTGTATCACCGGGGCGGTCCGGTGGCGGAGCTCAAGCCCCAGCAGAACGCGCTGGTGATGTTCCGCGGGGACCTGCTGCACGAGGTGGAGCCCATCACCTCCGGCGGACAGTCCCTGGAGGACTCGCGGATCAGCCTGGTGGTGGAGCAGTACCGCGCGCCGGAGGAAGTGCTGGCGAACGTGCCGCGCTTCGAGGTGCGCACGCGCTCGGGGGCCCGGGCGTGA
- a CDS encoding SRPBCC domain-containing protein, producing the protein MSELKLEWKLPAPPDAVFPAFAQPALIRRWFGAPPGCHRTHAPDPGALGQPYRVGLRDAAGRAFAQVGCIVEVEQGRFLALEMDWEGGPVPAGRTRAELTFHATGAGEGGTRLELRQGAFADDAARDAHRAYWEACLGRLARVVAGEAVPCFEEFWEESRGYVGPLAVAAYAVLAGLREAGAPKEAVAQVEDVLYTHLSRLREDTADVLGAVLQSRVEGGAS; encoded by the coding sequence GTGAGCGAGCTCAAGCTGGAGTGGAAGCTGCCCGCGCCGCCGGACGCGGTGTTCCCCGCCTTCGCGCAGCCCGCGCTCATCCGCCGCTGGTTCGGCGCGCCGCCGGGCTGCCACCGCACGCACGCGCCGGACCCGGGCGCGCTGGGCCAGCCCTACCGCGTGGGCTTGCGGGACGCGGCGGGCCGCGCGTTCGCGCAGGTGGGCTGCATCGTGGAGGTGGAGCAGGGCCGGTTCCTGGCGCTGGAGATGGACTGGGAGGGCGGGCCGGTGCCGGCGGGGCGCACGCGCGCGGAGCTGACCTTCCATGCGACTGGAGCGGGGGAAGGCGGCACGCGGCTGGAACTGCGCCAGGGGGCGTTCGCGGACGACGCGGCCCGGGACGCGCACCGCGCCTACTGGGAGGCGTGCCTGGGGCGCCTGGCGCGCGTGGTGGCGGGGGAAGCGGTGCCGTGCTTCGAGGAGTTCTGGGAGGAGTCGCGCGGCTACGTGGGGCCGCTGGCGGTGGCGGCCTACGCGGTGCTGGCGGGGCTGCGCGAGGCGGGCGCGCCGAAGGAGGCGGTGGCCCAGGTGGAGGACGTGCTCTACACGCACCTGTCCCGGCTGCGCGAGGACACCGCGGACGTGCTGGGCGCGGTGCTCCAGTCGCGCGTGGAGGGCGGCGCGAGCTGA